A genomic segment from Glycine soja cultivar W05 chromosome 18, ASM419377v2, whole genome shotgun sequence encodes:
- the LOC114394869 gene encoding PHD finger-like domain-containing protein 5B, which produces MAKHHPDLIMCRKQPGIAIGRLCEKCDGKCVICDSYVRPCTLVRVCDECNYGSFQGRCVICGGVGISDAYYCKECTQQEKDRDGCPKIVNLGSAKTDLFYERKKYGFKKR; this is translated from the coding sequence ATGGCCAAGCATCATCCTGATTTGATTATGTGCCGGAAGCAGCCAGGGATTGCCATTGGACGACTGTGCGAGAAATGTGATGGCAAGTGTGTGATATGTGACTCTTATGTGCGTCCTTGTACACTTGTCCGAGTTTGTGATGAATGCAACTACGGATCATTTCAGGGTCGATGTGTCATATGCGGAGGAGTTGGAATATCTGATGCCTACTACTGCAAGGAATGCACACAGCAGGAGAAAGATAGAGATGGTTGCCCCAAAATTGTTAACTTAGGGAGTGCCAAGACTGATTTATTTTATGAACGCAAAAAGTATGGTTTTAAGAAGAGATGA